The Deinococcus sp. Marseille-Q6407 genome has a window encoding:
- the wecB gene encoding non-hydrolyzing UDP-N-acetylglucosamine 2-epimerase, which produces MTAHQKPRVVLAFGTRPEATKMAPVYRALQQRGDLEALILSTGQQREMLDSAMSVFGLRADLDLEVMTDRQTLARLTGKIVPQAGERLRELGADMVLVHGDTSTSFCVALSAFYEGVPVGHVEAGLRSGDLQAPFPEEANRRLTGVLSALDFAPTAASRANLLREGKAPEGIFVTGQTAVDAVREVAGRLPLRPEWQALKSHGQQLVTVTMHRRENLPHMREMAQALATLAAEHPGHTFIYPVHLNPAVQEAVRPALEGLPNFILTEPLDYAEMAPLMAASDLLLTDSGGLQEEGAALKVPVAVLRDVTERPEGVEAGVLRLVGTDPAQILALGRELLRGGPELEAMRRAVNPYGDGKAAGRIAQAVAWHFGLDQRPADWTPGQ; this is translated from the coding sequence ATGACCGCTCACCAGAAGCCCCGCGTTGTGCTGGCGTTCGGCACTCGCCCCGAAGCCACCAAGATGGCCCCGGTGTACCGGGCGCTGCAGCAGCGCGGTGACCTTGAGGCCCTGATTCTGTCGACCGGGCAGCAGCGCGAGATGCTGGACAGTGCCATGAGCGTGTTTGGTCTGCGCGCTGACCTGGACCTGGAGGTGATGACCGACCGTCAGACCCTGGCCAGGCTGACCGGCAAAATCGTGCCACAGGCCGGCGAGCGGCTGCGTGAGCTGGGCGCCGATATGGTGCTGGTTCACGGGGACACCTCCACCAGTTTCTGCGTGGCGTTGAGTGCTTTTTATGAGGGCGTTCCGGTGGGTCATGTGGAAGCGGGCCTGCGTTCGGGCGACCTGCAGGCTCCCTTTCCCGAGGAGGCCAACCGGCGCCTGACCGGCGTGCTCTCGGCGCTGGATTTTGCCCCGACTGCCGCCAGCCGCGCCAATCTGCTGCGCGAAGGCAAGGCGCCGGAAGGCATTTTTGTGACCGGCCAGACAGCGGTGGACGCGGTGCGCGAGGTGGCCGGCCGCCTGCCGCTGCGCCCCGAATGGCAGGCCCTGAAGTCGCATGGGCAGCAGCTGGTTACCGTGACCATGCACCGCCGCGAGAACCTGCCGCATATGCGCGAGATGGCGCAGGCCCTGGCGACCCTGGCAGCCGAGCATCCTGGGCACACCTTCATCTATCCGGTGCATCTGAACCCGGCGGTGCAGGAGGCGGTGCGCCCGGCGCTGGAAGGCCTGCCGAACTTTATCCTGACCGAGCCGCTGGACTACGCCGAGATGGCCCCGCTGATGGCCGCCAGCGACCTGTTGCTGACCGATTCCGGGGGGTTGCAGGAAGAAGGCGCGGCGCTGAAGGTCCCGGTGGCAGTGCTGCGCGACGTGACCGAGCGACCCGAGGGCGTGGAGGCCGGTGTGCTGCGGCTGGTCGGGACTGATCCGGCCCAGATTCTGGCGCTGGGCCGCGAGTTGCTACGAGGTGGCCCCGAGCTGGAAGCGATGCGCCGGGCGGTGAATCCTTATGGTGACGGCAAAGCTGCCGGCCGCATCGCTCAGGCGGTGGCCTGGCACTTCGGGCTGGACCAACGCCCCGCCGACTGGACGCCCGGGCAGTGA
- a CDS encoding diacylglycerol/lipid kinase family protein — MTAGQTAPSTELWAGPPPLAVVLNRRAGLGRAERAWPRLQAELKARKLEFRLIESAGPAEALAAVQALPAGWAVAAVGGDGTAAAVLPAVIEQRRPLLLLPLGTGNDFAGFLGLKTGQYRAALDGLNQPPRAADALRIRYGAAGQAAGEAYSLNGVGMGFDAQLTANLPLAPAWTQGTLRYLWAALATLQQLTLHPCLAELDGQPLASGLTLLCSVMNASSVGGGFQFSPHSDVFDGQLNLLVAGEIQRRQIPALIAQVRAGRHLGHPAVRYAAGRVAELHWQHPVQLHVDGDLKGAHSWLRAEVLPGAVRLLNHPHPG; from the coding sequence GTGACGGCGGGTCAGACGGCCCCCAGCACTGAACTGTGGGCCGGTCCGCCCCCGCTGGCCGTGGTGCTGAACCGCCGCGCCGGACTGGGCCGCGCCGAGCGCGCCTGGCCCCGCCTGCAGGCCGAGCTGAAAGCCCGCAAGCTGGAATTCCGGCTGATTGAGAGTGCTGGCCCGGCCGAGGCGCTGGCTGCCGTGCAGGCCTTGCCCGCCGGCTGGGCAGTAGCGGCAGTCGGCGGAGACGGCACGGCGGCGGCGGTCCTGCCGGCTGTGATTGAACAGCGGCGGCCCCTGCTCTTGCTGCCGCTGGGCACCGGCAACGACTTTGCCGGGTTCTTGGGCCTGAAAACCGGCCAGTACCGCGCTGCTCTGGACGGCTTGAACCAGCCGCCCCGTGCCGCCGATGCCCTGCGGATCCGCTACGGCGCTGCCGGGCAAGCCGCTGGAGAAGCCTACTCGCTCAACGGGGTAGGCATGGGATTTGACGCTCAGCTGACGGCCAATCTGCCGCTGGCACCGGCTTGGACACAGGGCACCTTGCGTTACCTCTGGGCTGCGCTGGCGACACTCCAGCAACTGACGCTGCATCCTTGCCTGGCCGAGCTGGACGGTCAGCCGCTGGCTAGTGGGCTCACGTTGCTGTGCTCGGTGATGAATGCCAGTTCGGTGGGCGGCGGCTTTCAGTTCAGCCCTCACTCTGACGTGTTCGACGGCCAGCTTAATCTGCTGGTGGCCGGCGAAATTCAGCGCCGGCAGATTCCTGCGCTAATTGCTCAGGTGCGGGCCGGGCGGCATCTGGGCCACCCGGCGGTGCGTTACGCCGCCGGGCGAGTTGCCGAGTTGCACTGGCAACACCCGGTGCAGCTGCATGTGGACGGTGACCTGAAAGGCGCCCACTCCTGGCTGCGGGCCGAAGTGCTGCCGGGCGCTGTCAGGCTGCTGAACCACCCCCACCCCGGCTGA
- a CDS encoding HAD family hydrolase, producing the protein MQLKPQDASLPTIDDLQALLVDLDGTLVGSNDAHARAWVQSLADQGIAREESEVRPLIGMGGDQLVPELTGESDQSELGKTLTQGWQDHFKPMIADLPVLPGARALLEWAREQGLPVVLASSGEDEIVDALLDHAGLSNLISQRVRSDEAEASKPEPDILQAALDKAGLRPDQTLFVGDTRFDAEAAAKAGVPCVLLRAGGSPDLEGAAYVLDDANLLVEKLRAAAQN; encoded by the coding sequence ATGCAACTGAAACCACAGGACGCTTCCCTGCCCACCATCGACGATCTTCAGGCCCTGCTGGTCGACCTCGACGGCACCCTGGTCGGTTCCAACGACGCCCACGCCCGCGCCTGGGTGCAGTCGCTGGCCGACCAGGGCATCGCCCGCGAGGAGAGCGAGGTGCGGCCCCTGATCGGCATGGGCGGCGACCAGCTGGTGCCCGAACTGACCGGCGAAAGTGACCAGAGCGAGCTGGGCAAGACGCTGACTCAGGGCTGGCAGGACCATTTCAAGCCGATGATCGCTGACCTGCCGGTGCTGCCGGGTGCCCGGGCTCTACTGGAATGGGCCCGGGAGCAGGGCCTACCGGTGGTGCTGGCCTCCAGTGGCGAGGACGAAATCGTGGACGCCTTACTGGACCACGCCGGCCTGAGCAACCTGATCAGCCAGCGGGTGCGGTCCGACGAGGCCGAAGCCAGCAAACCCGAACCCGATATTCTCCAGGCCGCGCTGGACAAGGCCGGCCTTCGCCCGGACCAGACGCTCTTTGTGGGTGACACCCGCTTCGACGCCGAAGCTGCAGCCAAGGCCGGCGTGCCGTGCGTGTTGCTGCGGGCCGGTGGCTCTCCCGACCTGGAAGGCGCCGCTTACGTGCTGGACGACGCCAATCTTCTGGTAGAGAAGCTGCGGGCCGCCGCTCAGAACTGA
- the leuS gene encoding leucine--tRNA ligase, whose protein sequence is MTRPDIQEPRPERYNPHVTEKKWQARWQESGLYTFDPKAAGEKHYALTMFPYPSGNLHIGHWYANVAPDAHARWMRMRGYNVLFPMAFDSFGLPAENAAIKRGINPRTWTYDNIAHMKGQFGRMGTMIDWTRSFATSDPEYYRWNQWFFTQFFKRGLAYKKGGLVNWCPKDQTVLANEQVVGGCCERCGTPVERRNLSQWYLKITDYAEQLLDFSATDMPERVRLMQTNWIGKSVGAEVTFGTPAGPETVFTTRPDTLMGASFMVLAPEHAKVSELTTDEQRAAVEAYVAAAGRKTDVERQQEGEKTGVWTGAYATHPISGEQLPIWVADYVLVTYGTGSIMAVPAHDERDFAFAKKFGLPIREVIRPEGGAPLDVDGDEAYTGEGVIVNSGEFDGLPGGKASIAQVVARLEELGIARAKTTYRLRDWLVGRQRYWGTPIPIIHCEKCGPQPVPDEQLPVRLPDDVEFTPTGQSPLKLDREWVQTTCPNCGGSAERDTDTMDTFVDSSWYMYRYLSPDYDGGPFDPAREFLMPVDLYTGGIEHAILHLLYSRFWTKVMHDMGLTERTEPFARVRNQGMVLGEDGEKMSKSRGNVVDPDDLVAEYGADTVRTYLMFIAPWEMGGPWDPQGINGPAKWLGRVWTLFFGGQPSGPHENMTEADLRFAVHSTLKKVDGDFERMSFNTIIAALMELTNVLVKAGRSDLYGTPAWEEALNIFNLMLAPVVPHIAEEVWHERGSQENSDQRGSVHTQPWPQVDETAAVRDTVTIGVQVTGKMRGQIEISQTASQEDALAAASADANIAKFWEDKQIVKVIYVPGRILNIVAK, encoded by the coding sequence ATGACCAGACCAGACATCCAAGAACCCCGGCCCGAACGCTATAACCCCCACGTCACCGAGAAAAAGTGGCAGGCCCGCTGGCAGGAAAGCGGCCTCTACACCTTCGACCCAAAGGCCGCTGGCGAGAAGCACTACGCGCTGACCATGTTTCCCTATCCCAGCGGAAACTTGCATATTGGGCACTGGTACGCCAACGTGGCGCCCGACGCCCACGCCCGCTGGATGCGGATGCGCGGCTACAACGTGCTGTTCCCGATGGCCTTCGACTCGTTTGGGCTGCCGGCCGAGAACGCCGCCATCAAACGCGGTATCAACCCGCGCACCTGGACCTACGACAACATCGCACACATGAAGGGCCAGTTCGGGCGAATGGGCACCATGATCGACTGGACCCGCAGTTTCGCCACCTCGGACCCGGAATACTACCGCTGGAACCAGTGGTTCTTTACCCAGTTCTTCAAGCGCGGCCTGGCCTACAAGAAAGGCGGCCTGGTCAACTGGTGCCCCAAGGACCAGACTGTGCTGGCCAACGAGCAGGTGGTGGGCGGCTGCTGCGAGCGCTGCGGCACCCCGGTGGAGCGGCGCAACCTCAGCCAGTGGTATCTGAAAATCACCGACTACGCCGAGCAGCTGCTGGACTTCAGCGCCACCGACATGCCCGAGCGCGTGCGGCTGATGCAGACCAACTGGATCGGCAAGTCGGTGGGTGCGGAAGTGACCTTCGGCACGCCGGCCGGCCCCGAAACCGTGTTCACCACCCGCCCCGACACGCTGATGGGCGCCAGCTTCATGGTGCTGGCCCCCGAGCATGCCAAGGTCAGCGAACTGACGACCGATGAGCAGCGGGCAGCGGTGGAAGCCTACGTGGCCGCTGCCGGCCGCAAGACCGACGTGGAACGCCAGCAGGAAGGCGAGAAAACCGGCGTCTGGACCGGCGCCTATGCCACCCACCCCATCAGCGGTGAGCAGCTGCCCATCTGGGTGGCCGATTACGTGCTGGTCACTTACGGCACCGGCTCGATCATGGCGGTGCCGGCGCACGACGAACGCGACTTCGCCTTTGCCAAGAAGTTCGGGCTGCCTATCCGCGAGGTGATCCGCCCTGAAGGCGGCGCTCCGCTGGACGTGGACGGCGACGAAGCCTACACCGGCGAAGGCGTCATCGTGAACTCCGGCGAGTTCGACGGCCTGCCCGGCGGCAAGGCCAGCATCGCGCAGGTGGTGGCCCGCTTGGAAGAGCTGGGCATTGCCCGCGCCAAGACCACCTACCGCCTGCGCGACTGGCTGGTGGGCCGCCAGCGCTACTGGGGCACGCCCATTCCCATCATTCACTGCGAGAAGTGTGGCCCGCAGCCGGTACCGGACGAGCAGCTGCCGGTGCGGTTGCCGGACGATGTGGAATTTACCCCCACCGGCCAGAGCCCGCTGAAACTGGACCGCGAGTGGGTGCAGACCACCTGCCCCAACTGCGGTGGCTCCGCCGAGCGCGATACCGACACCATGGATACCTTCGTGGATTCCAGCTGGTACATGTACCGTTACCTGTCGCCCGACTATGACGGCGGCCCCTTCGACCCGGCCCGTGAATTTCTGATGCCGGTGGACCTGTATACCGGCGGCATCGAACACGCCATTTTGCACCTGCTGTACAGCCGGTTCTGGACCAAGGTGATGCACGACATGGGCCTGACCGAGCGGACCGAGCCGTTTGCGCGGGTGCGCAACCAGGGCATGGTGCTGGGCGAAGACGGCGAGAAGATGTCCAAGTCGCGCGGCAACGTGGTGGACCCCGACGATCTGGTGGCCGAGTACGGCGCCGACACGGTCCGCACCTACCTGATGTTTATCGCGCCCTGGGAAATGGGCGGCCCCTGGGACCCGCAGGGCATCAACGGCCCCGCCAAGTGGCTGGGCCGGGTATGGACGCTGTTCTTCGGTGGTCAGCCGTCCGGCCCACATGAGAACATGACCGAAGCGGACCTGCGCTTTGCGGTGCATTCCACCCTCAAGAAGGTGGACGGCGACTTTGAGCGGATGAGCTTCAACACCATCATCGCCGCGCTGATGGAACTGACCAACGTGCTGGTCAAGGCCGGCCGCTCTGACCTGTACGGCACGCCCGCCTGGGAAGAAGCCCTGAACATCTTCAACCTGATGCTGGCGCCGGTCGTGCCGCACATCGCCGAGGAAGTCTGGCATGAGCGCGGCAGCCAGGAAAACAGTGATCAGAGAGGCAGCGTACACACCCAGCCCTGGCCGCAGGTGGACGAAACGGCGGCCGTGCGCGACACGGTGACCATCGGCGTGCAGGTGACCGGCAAGATGCGCGGCCAGATCGAGATCAGCCAGACGGCCAGCCAGGAAGACGCCCTGGCCGCCGCCAGCGCCGACGCCAACATCGCCAAGTTCTGGGAAGACAAGCAGATCGTCAAGGTGATCTATGTACCGGGCCGGATCCTGAATATCGTGGCGAAGTAA
- a CDS encoding penicillin-binding protein 2: protein MEVKIRQRARLLKTIAALIFLGLAWGYAQLEWSTPSSLSHSVVQGRGSILAADGTVLASSVGGERHYPQGPLAGQVVGMMGTQKGLEGIENAYNPQLESGQNITLTLNPRIQAQAEAALARRIPKSGGDSGAVIVLETRTGRILADASYPPFDPNHWRDYQPSDWRNRPLLDVFEPGSPIKGLTVAAALNEGALTPETVFDTPMRRYVGDKSSGSTIGDAVQHPAKLTTTGVLRYSSNVGISHVVERLPGTKLRDYLLAYGYGTDVDLGPVRTETGVLQNENKWDPLVRTTSGFGQGMSGTTLQLAAAYNVLANDGLYIPPKLVEGSEYGQRREVLTHPQARQIKPMLQTALEGIHHAAGINGYSCAGKTGTAQMAGDDGRYMKGQYNSTYAGFCQTVDPRITIAVMVHGAKEASGVYQGSTLAAPIFQEVSAGIISMWGLPPEELPDGYSVGNPAAVQRAQEEGGSTAATATDSAATEGTAAEPATPAENAPAAPASDGENTAPADTDETVPATASGAAGE, encoded by the coding sequence ATGGAAGTAAAGATCCGGCAGCGGGCCCGGCTGCTCAAGACCATCGCCGCCCTGATTTTTCTGGGGCTGGCCTGGGGCTACGCTCAGCTGGAATGGTCCACCCCCAGCAGCCTCTCGCACTCGGTGGTGCAGGGCCGCGGCTCTATTCTGGCCGCCGACGGCACCGTGCTGGCCAGTTCGGTGGGCGGCGAGCGGCATTATCCGCAGGGCCCGCTGGCTGGGCAGGTGGTGGGCATGATGGGCACCCAAAAGGGCCTGGAAGGCATCGAAAATGCCTACAACCCGCAGCTTGAAAGTGGGCAAAACATCACCCTGACGCTGAATCCGCGCATCCAGGCGCAGGCCGAAGCTGCCCTGGCCCGGCGGATTCCCAAGTCGGGCGGGGACTCGGGCGCCGTGATTGTGCTGGAAACCCGGACCGGCCGCATTCTGGCCGACGCCAGCTATCCGCCGTTTGACCCCAACCACTGGCGCGACTACCAGCCCAGCGACTGGCGCAACCGGCCACTGCTGGACGTGTTTGAGCCGGGGTCGCCTATCAAGGGCCTGACGGTGGCCGCCGCGCTGAACGAGGGCGCGCTGACGCCCGAAACCGTATTCGACACCCCGATGCGGCGCTATGTGGGCGACAAATCTTCGGGCAGCACCATCGGAGACGCCGTGCAGCACCCGGCGAAGCTGACCACCACCGGCGTCCTGCGCTATTCCAGCAACGTGGGGATTTCGCATGTCGTGGAGCGGCTGCCCGGCACCAAACTGCGCGACTACCTGCTGGCTTACGGCTACGGCACCGACGTGGATCTGGGCCCGGTCCGCACCGAAACCGGCGTTCTTCAGAACGAGAACAAGTGGGATCCATTGGTCAGGACCACCAGCGGCTTCGGGCAGGGCATGAGCGGCACCACCCTGCAGCTGGCGGCCGCCTACAACGTGCTGGCCAACGACGGCCTGTACATTCCGCCCAAGCTGGTGGAAGGCAGCGAGTACGGGCAGCGGCGCGAGGTGCTGACCCACCCGCAGGCGCGGCAGATCAAGCCGATGCTGCAAACGGCGCTGGAAGGCATTCACCACGCCGCCGGCATCAACGGCTACAGCTGCGCCGGCAAGACCGGCACCGCCCAGATGGCCGGCGACGATGGCCGCTACATGAAAGGCCAGTACAACTCCACTTATGCCGGCTTCTGCCAGACGGTCGACCCCCGCATCACCATCGCGGTGATGGTGCACGGCGCCAAGGAGGCCAGCGGGGTGTACCAGGGCTCGACGCTGGCCGCCCCCATCTTCCAGGAGGTATCGGCAGGCATCATTTCGATGTGGGGCCTGCCGCCCGAGGAGCTGCCCGACGGCTATTCGGTGGGCAACCCGGCCGCGGTGCAGCGAGCGCAGGAGGAAGGTGGCAGCACAGCAGCTACCGCGACAGACAGCGCAGCTACCGAGGGCACAGCGGCAGAACCTGCGACCCCGGCAGAAAATGCGCCAGCAGCCCCCGCCAGCGACGGTGAGAACACAGCTCCAGCCGACACTGATGAGACTGTGCCCGCCACGGCCAGCGGTGCGGCCGGGGAGTGA
- the rsmH gene encoding 16S rRNA (cytosine(1402)-N(4))-methyltransferase RsmH, with the protein MTQDPTAPTPPAANPETATPALSHLPVLPQEVLEALQPAPGRLIVDGTLGGAGHTRLLLERGAEVIGIDQDPYALERVQAENLPGLRTLRGNFRDMPALLAGAGITQVDGILLDIGVSSFQLDDAERGFSYHSEAALNMRMSQSGPSAADLVNRLEEAELAALIYEYGEEKHSRRLARAIVAARQSAPIETTTALADIIKRAYPGFAKGIHPARRTFQALRIAVNDELGALRDGLQGAEALLAPGGRLAVISFHSLEDRIVKRFLLGSSRLTPLTKRPIVASEEEQAGNPRSRSAKLRVAEVAEAPA; encoded by the coding sequence ATGACCCAGGACCCCACAGCCCCCACCCCCCCCGCCGCTAACCCAGAAACCGCCACTCCGGCGCTCAGCCACCTGCCTGTCTTGCCCCAGGAAGTCCTGGAAGCGCTTCAGCCAGCGCCCGGACGCCTGATCGTGGACGGCACCCTGGGCGGCGCCGGCCACACCCGGCTGCTGCTGGAACGCGGCGCCGAGGTGATCGGTATTGACCAGGACCCTTACGCGCTGGAGCGGGTCCAGGCGGAAAACCTGCCGGGCCTGCGGACCCTGCGCGGCAACTTCCGCGATATGCCGGCGCTGCTGGCAGGGGCCGGCATTACGCAGGTGGACGGTATCCTGCTGGATATCGGGGTGAGTTCCTTTCAGCTGGACGACGCCGAGCGCGGATTTTCCTACCACAGCGAAGCGGCGCTGAATATGCGAATGAGTCAGAGTGGACCCAGCGCCGCCGACTTGGTCAACCGGCTGGAGGAAGCCGAGCTGGCCGCCCTGATTTACGAGTACGGCGAGGAAAAGCACTCGCGCCGGCTGGCCCGCGCCATCGTGGCGGCCCGGCAGAGCGCCCCGATTGAAACCACCACTGCCCTGGCCGACATCATCAAGCGGGCCTATCCGGGCTTTGCCAAAGGGATTCACCCGGCGCGGCGCACTTTTCAGGCCCTGCGAATTGCCGTGAACGACGAACTGGGCGCCCTGCGGGACGGCCTACAAGGCGCCGAGGCGCTGCTGGCCCCCGGCGGGCGCCTGGCCGTGATCTCCTTTCACTCGCTGGAAGACCGCATCGTCAAGCGCTTTTTGCTGGGCAGCTCGCGCCTGACCCCGCTGACCAAACGCCCCATCGTCGCCAGCGAGGAGGAACAGGCGGGCAACCCCCGCTCGCGCAGCGCCAAACTGCGGGTGGCTGAAGTGGCAGAGGCGCCGGCATGA
- the mraZ gene encoding division/cell wall cluster transcriptional repressor MraZ: protein MPYGEYHYNLDDKGRLVLPAPFREFVEDGLILTRGMEGCLYVFPLPGWRRVEQQLEGLPITDAGSRAFVRFFYSGAFKGRLDGQSRISVPLSLRQFAALDTQAVVVGAPGRLELWNPERWHAAIAGTFSAGALPTGLLQTLTV, encoded by the coding sequence GTGCCTTACGGCGAATACCACTACAACCTTGACGACAAGGGCCGGCTGGTGCTGCCAGCGCCTTTTCGTGAGTTCGTGGAGGACGGTCTGATTCTGACCCGGGGAATGGAAGGGTGCCTGTATGTCTTTCCGCTGCCCGGGTGGCGCCGGGTGGAGCAGCAACTGGAAGGCCTGCCTATCACCGACGCCGGCTCAAGGGCGTTCGTGCGGTTCTTTTACTCAGGGGCCTTCAAGGGCCGGCTGGACGGACAGTCGCGCATCAGTGTGCCCCTCAGCCTGCGGCAGTTCGCCGCGCTGGACACCCAGGCCGTGGTGGTGGGCGCCCCGGGCCGGCTGGAACTCTGGAACCCGGAGCGCTGGCATGCCGCCATCGCCGGAACCTTCAGCGCCGGGGCCCTGCCCACAGGGCTACTACAGACCCTGACCGTTTGA
- a CDS encoding alpha/beta fold hydrolase → MFRFLPPLLAALAFNLPAAAAAQTAVPSLPSLAASEPSPAIPAQAAEAWHGTIAQRGRQVPVGLNLQGDNLQGDSAELWLPDQGIRGAAVRVVSDPAGGAFSVQLEHWPGQPRLQLTRSGTGAATVLSGTFQQGGFSSPLTLWRGVVTLPARPQEPRPPLPYRSQEVTVWGAGATALRGTLTLPAGPGPFPAALLLSGSGPQDRDSTLHGHRPFLVLADRLTRQGFAVLRLDDRGTGRSGGDLYNSRYSDLSGDAQAAVDFLRGLRTVQADRVGLIGHSEGGWVAAQAAQRLSPPPAFLVLLGSPAVPGSELLDLQLRAQLQAQGLGEAEIEARAAAQAEALAGHHASLLTAPLPSSEIEQAWLHSRAFVQSPYLQDFLAYDPRPALRANRVPTVPTLAVFGSHDLQVPPVAGAGPLRRLLSGPRSEVHELSGLNHLLQPARSGLPQEYAQIPTTLDPAALDLIGRWLQQAVR, encoded by the coding sequence ATGTTCAGATTCCTGCCTCCCTTGCTGGCCGCCCTGGCCTTCAACCTGCCGGCCGCTGCGGCCGCGCAGACCGCTGTTCCTTCTCTTCCCTCCCTGGCAGCAAGCGAGCCTTCCCCGGCGATTCCGGCACAAGCGGCCGAGGCCTGGCACGGCACCATTGCCCAAAGAGGCCGGCAGGTGCCGGTGGGCCTGAACCTGCAAGGGGACAACCTGCAAGGGGACAGCGCCGAGCTGTGGCTGCCCGACCAGGGCATCCGGGGCGCGGCGGTGCGGGTCGTGAGCGACCCGGCCGGGGGGGCGTTCAGCGTTCAGCTGGAACACTGGCCGGGCCAGCCCCGGCTGCAACTGACCCGCAGCGGCACGGGCGCGGCCACCGTGCTGAGCGGCACCTTTCAGCAAGGCGGCTTCAGCTCGCCGCTGACACTCTGGCGCGGCGTGGTGACGCTACCGGCCCGGCCGCAGGAGCCACGCCCGCCACTGCCCTACCGCTCCCAGGAGGTCACGGTATGGGGCGCAGGGGCCACGGCGCTGCGCGGCACCCTGACCCTGCCGGCCGGGCCAGGGCCGTTTCCGGCGGCCTTGCTGCTCAGCGGCAGTGGCCCGCAGGACCGGGACTCCACCCTGCACGGCCACCGGCCTTTTCTGGTGCTGGCCGACCGGCTGACCCGACAGGGGTTTGCGGTGCTGCGGCTGGATGACCGCGGCACCGGGCGCTCGGGCGGCGACCTGTACAACTCACGCTACAGCGACCTGAGCGGCGACGCGCAGGCGGCAGTGGATTTTTTACGCGGGCTGCGTACCGTGCAGGCCGACCGGGTGGGCTTGATCGGGCATTCCGAAGGCGGCTGGGTGGCAGCCCAGGCTGCGCAGCGCCTCAGTCCGCCGCCGGCTTTTCTGGTGCTGCTGGGCAGCCCGGCGGTGCCGGGGAGCGAGTTGCTGGACCTGCAACTGCGGGCACAGCTTCAGGCACAGGGGCTGGGAGAGGCCGAGATTGAAGCGCGGGCGGCCGCCCAGGCCGAAGCGCTGGCCGGGCATCACGCCAGCCTGCTGACCGCGCCCCTACCCAGCAGCGAAATCGAGCAGGCTTGGCTGCACTCACGGGCGTTTGTGCAGTCACCCTATCTACAGGACTTTCTGGCCTATGACCCGCGCCCAGCACTGCGGGCGAACCGGGTACCCACCGTACCCACCCTGGCCGTCTTCGGGTCACATGACCTGCAGGTGCCTCCGGTGGCCGGCGCCGGCCCGCTGCGCAGGCTGCTGAGCGGCCCCCGCAGCGAGGTTCACGAGCTGAGCGGCCTCAACCACCTGCTGCAACCGGCCCGCAGCGGCCTGCCACAGGAATATGCCCAGATTCCCACCACGCTGGACCCGGCCGCCCTGGACCTGATCGGTCGCTGGTTGCAGCAGGCTGTGCGCTGA